A portion of the Streptomyces sp. NBC_00376 genome contains these proteins:
- a CDS encoding 4Fe-4S dicluster domain-containing protein gives MMGRTIFIDPGRCIGCQACVSACRECDSHRGKSMIHLDYTDEGRSVASLPTVCMHCEDPVAPCAEVCPADAILVTVDGVVQQADTTRCIGCANCVNACPFGVPKIDLQAKLQMKCNLCYDRTAYGLAPMCATVCPTGALFYGTVEELQAERPGVQVADTFTFGRSEVRTGVAMVVPADRVQWPVPGGLPVVEINGKDVRR, from the coding sequence ATGATGGGCAGAACGATCTTCATCGACCCGGGGCGCTGCATCGGCTGCCAGGCATGCGTCTCCGCCTGCCGGGAATGCGACTCGCACCGCGGCAAGTCGATGATCCATCTCGACTACACCGACGAGGGCCGGTCCGTGGCCTCCCTTCCCACCGTCTGCATGCACTGCGAGGACCCGGTCGCCCCGTGCGCCGAGGTCTGTCCCGCCGACGCGATCCTGGTGACCGTCGACGGTGTGGTGCAGCAGGCCGACACCACCCGCTGCATCGGCTGTGCCAACTGCGTCAACGCATGCCCCTTCGGCGTCCCGAAGATCGACCTCCAGGCGAAGCTGCAGATGAAATGCAACCTCTGCTACGACCGCACCGCCTACGGCCTCGCCCCCATGTGCGCGACCGTCTGCCCGACCGGGGCGCTGTTCTACGGGACCGTCGAGGAGCTCCAGGCGGAGCGCCCCGGCGTCCAGGTCGCCGACACCTTCACCTTCGGCCGGAGCGAGGTACGCACCGGCGTGGCCATGGTCGTTCCCGCCGACCGGGTGCAGTGGCCGGTGCCCGGCGGCCTTCCCGTCGTCGAGATCAACGGGAAGGACGTCCGCCGATGA